GCGTCACGCGGGAGAGGACGCGGTGCCATTTGTTCAGCTCCTCGTGGGATGTGCGGAAGACCTTGGCGACGGGACTGAAGCTCTTCAACGCCAGAAGATACTGAAATGGGATCTGGGAGGCGGCAATGATGCCGAAGCGCTTGGTAAGATGCAGATAGTCTGAGATCGGTTAGAACCAGCTCAACCAGCATCTCGGATGTGTAGTGGTCTCATCCCACACATATCGACGGCCCTCATCGGAGGCTTGATGAGAGTCCACGTAGGCATGGTGTGCCTTGCCGCCGTGCAACCGTGGGGATTCACAACTCACCATTGCCCGTCTCCAGCACACTCAGAACAAGCAGCCATGATGCCCAGGCCAGACCAAAGACCCATTGGTCCTTCTGACCCCAATGCTGGCCCATGAAGTAGACATCATCAGCCAACCACCACTTTGCCTTCCTGATCCTGGCATCCCAGCTGCCGCTCCAGCTCTGTCTCCTCTTTTTCAAGACGGGCGAGTTCGGAACGGCATCATAGGCAGCACTCGCCTGCCAGCGTCGACTGAGATAGGACCAAAGCCGGAAGATCAATGCCAAGAGGATAGGCGTGAAGGCCGAATACAGCGCGTAGCCACCGTATCGGTCCAACGTCTGTCTGCGAATATGGACCTCGTCTTGCGAGAGATCGAGAAAGCGATATGGCCAACCCATGACTGCCGAATTCTTGCGGGTCTCGCGAATGAAGGGGGAAGATGGGGAAGatggggaagggagaggtTTCGGTTCAATTCAACAAAGCTCAGCAGCACGCGAGAGACGAATATGGTCCGAAGATTCAGGGTCTTCCAGTGGACAGCGGCGTTCGGACCGGGGATAAAGTTACGGCAAAAGGACAGAAAGTCGAGTTGGCGAAGGTTCACCGTCCCGCGAACTTTCACGCCATCGCACCTTCCAGCTGTCTTCTTCGTAATTACTCAGTACCTACTTTCGTAATTACTCTGTACcgatacctacctacctaactaGGTACCTAGCGCAGAGAATCTCAATGTCCGGGGGCGTTTTTAGATTGTCTCTAGGCCCGTTTTACGGCAGTTGCGGTGGCCAGCCGCCATGAATCGCTTAATAAGCGGCGTTCTGATTGGGTCAAATATCCGGAGTTAGTGAGACGACCCCCTGGATTAGTCCCCGTAGGCACATCCGGTGGGCGGCGGGACCAAGACCGTAGGGTGTTGATCTTTTCTGGGTGTGAAAGTGAGATTGAGCGTagtgagagcgagagtgCACCTTAGGCAGTCGTGGTAGCTCACACTTCACTTCTGCTTTCGCATCGACATCAGTTCTCATGACGTTCCGGCGGTTCTTGGGGGGATTTGTTTTTAACTTAACCAACAAATGACAACGGCACGGCGTACAAACACTTGGTTCGTTTGCTTATCCAGATCTGAGCGGTTACCGAAACACGGATGCCTGCTGTCCCCCTGGTCAGCCCCGGGGGCGACGGGGCAATTCATCATGAAAGGACAGTCatgtgagagagaggcaggcTGTTAATCAGGCCTCATGGTCCGGCCGGGCAGCGGCTACGAACATCGCCCCAGGCGTTTTGCAGCCATGCAGAAACCGCCTCATCGTGGCAGAGCACTCgcccgacaacgacgaggaaCATGTCCATTGGTCGATAACCCAGCTGCGGGGGAGCTCTGCTGCGGCTTCCAACGAGTGAGCCCTGCTTACCCAGATGCCCAGCTGTTCCTCTTTCTGATTGCATTTAAATCGCAGCCGGGCTCGTCGTATCACCTTGTTTTTCTCTTGGATCGGCAACGCCAAAAGTCGGTAAGATGAACGAGACGTGTTGCTCCAGATGCCCGGTTCCTCAGGTTCAGTGGTGGAAGAAGGGTGAGAGAATCTAGAACCTAGAGCCATCGTGACAGTCAACCTGACCAGCGCAGGATACGATCACTGGGAAACATATGACGGCGCGAGCGGGAACCAGGCTCAGCGAACCGTTCTACCGTCGGATCCTTTCGATGTGTGCATCGTGTGGGTGCTATCCTCGACTGCTTTATAAGGCATACTACTGACAGCGGACCAAGGCGCGCTCTGGCTCACGAGATTCGCCAGTGTCCCGCTTGCCGGCAGCGTTTTGCGGAGACGTTCGGGATTCCGGATCTGTGGTGGAAGAAATACTGCAGAGGTGCCAACGGTTATTTCGGTTGCGAGACGACTGTGGACGACAATGGCGCCATTGCCGCGCTGAGTATGTTGCCGATATTCGCGCATCCAGGTATGGGAGCCACGACTAACATGCCGCAGATACGTGGGCACGTTTCCAAGCCAAGCTCACCAACGAGGACCACCCGGGCTACGAGTGGCTGAAGCTCAACACTTTTACCCGATGGACTCCCACCCAGACGATACTCATCATCTTCGACCTCCGGGAACCGCTGGCAAGCTGCATGAAGCGAGTGCCTAAAGAGGAAACAGAAAGAGATCCTCTTTTCGAACTCCCGGATGAGTCGTACTGGATAGATCCTTATTGGGCATACATCCGCATCCTGGAAAAGGTCGCGACGCTGCAGGATGCGGCGGTCTGGGCAGTGCGCGACACCGTCAGAACGACCGAGAAGATGCGGTACGGAAATGGTTCGACATCGCCCAACatgccgaagccggcgcctGACTACCGCCACCTCCACGAAACCGCGAGGCACGCCATACATGTGTCGGAGACTCTGGACACAGGCGTCAAGGCAGCGAGGAAGATTCTGCTGGAACATGACAGTCACAAGGCAGGGCCGGGGCCGGCTGGCGCTCAGCCTGATGCTGCCTGGACAAGGGCATGGCACCACACCCATCAGCGTCTGTCATTCTACGAGGATATGCTCAGCAGCCTTCAGGAGCGCTCAGCTTCCAACAAGGCCCGACAGTACAACGAGATCTCGCTTGCCTACAACATGGTGGCCCAGGCCGACTCGAGCATGTCGGTGCAGATTAGTCACCTCACACAAAAAGACAGCGAGGCCATGAGGACGATTGCCTTCCTGACGCTCCTATTTCTGCCGGCGACGTTCGTGTCTGCCGTCTTCAGCACGTCCTTCTTCGATTTCGATGCGGGTTCGGGGCTATGGCAGGTTTCGGACAAGTTCTGGCTCTACTGGGCAGTGGCCATACCCATCACCACAGTGACGGCCGCCCTGTGGTATTGCCGCCACGGGTTGCCCCCCTCTGGACTTCTCAAGTCTCTGCAGCGGGACCAGGCTCCCTCGAACGCGAAACAAATCGAGGAGGGGCGTGATGAAGCCTTCGCGGCCTTCCGCCGTCAAGTGCAGAGGAGAGAAGTGTGAAACATGTTGACTCACTGTGCGATATGGCAGTTAGGAGGAGCCATCGGGGTTGCAGTCTACGGAGGTTTCAAGTCAGTTCTAGATCTACGTCAACAGATACATATCGGGATACATATCGGCTAAGTGTGCTTCAAGATCGTTCCAGTCCCATCATCCAAGCTCCCTGACGCtttacctaggtaggcacaTTCAGGCTGCTTGGAGTTTTCTCTCAATTTCTCCCAGATTTGTAGCCCAAAACCTATCAATGTCAATACCAATACCAATACCAATACCACCACTGTCCGAACCACTCGATGGTATGGCCAGGGCGCCCACAAAACCTCGTACGcgcttcttcatcttctaGACACTTCCAGCTTTCCTGTAGCAGCCACGCCCCTTCGGTTAAGACAATGACTTTTCGCCGCCACAAAGCAACTGCGAGGCCGGTGTCTTCTGACCCGTCAAAACAATTCCCATCACAAGGTGATGGGTCTCTTTCGATGGATCTATCTTTGACACCTGTGACAAACGCGGATGAAACAGATCTAGGCGGCGCTTACTACCATCCTCTATGATGGCATCTGGCTCAAGCTACTAGAAAGTTCTTAGCCTAGGAAGAAAACCACAGCTGCAACATAAAAGTCAACCGACTCCCCGACAAGATCAAGCACAAGACCGAAGCATACCTTCAACGAAGCATCAAGCCGGCCTTGGCATGACTCAACCATGTCGCCTCTTCATGACCACTCCGCTGAGCTTTTGTCTAAAGTGCCGTCGACACAGACCGCGAGCAAGAGACCCATGACGAGATGACTGATTCCGAAGGTCATATCGCCATTCCATCGAAGCGAACCAAGCTGAGTGGCACTGGCGATCGTATTGTCAACTCCACAAATAAAACTCGCAACAAGCTGGCACGCAATGCATACACCGTGGGCTGGATATGCGCCCTTTCGATCGAAATGGCCGCTGCGGAGGCCATGCTTGACGATGTACACGAGGACCTCTGTACCAATGCTCACGATGGAAATGGCTACCTGCTTGGTAGTATGGGTATTCACAACGTCGCCATTGCCTGTTTGCCATCAGGTCAGTACGGCACGATAAACGCAACGGTTGTGGCCTCCGACATGGAGAAAACCTTCCCTTCCATACGATTTCGGTTAGATTGTCGGAATCGGTGGTGGCGTTCCAGGTCGGTTTGATGTACGGCTTGGTGATGTTGTGGTTAGCCATCCGACGAAAACTTCTCCAGGTGTGGTACAATACGACTTCGGCAAGACGGAGCAAAACGGCGGCTTCACTCGACAAGGAGTGCTTAACAAACCGCCTCAAGAGCTTCTCACGGCAATTGCCAAGCTACGGTCACACCATGGGATTACTGCTACTGTCAGATTCAAGGAGCAAACCCCTTCCAAGGCTGCCTGCACCTACCTGGGAGTTGAACAAGATCGGCTATTCGAGGCTGATTATGAGCATCTCGGGGACACCTGCATCAACTGTGACCCATCCCGGCTCGTGAAGAGGCTGGCGCGGCTCAACGACAGTCCGATGGTTCACTACGGTACCATAGCCTCAGGCGACTAAGTCATGAAGCACGGCACGACAAGAGATCTCATTGCCAAAGAGCTTAGTGTGCTCTGTTTTGAGATGGAGGCGGCTGGGCTGATGGACAAATTCCCATCCTTGGTCATTCGGGGCATCTGCGATTACGCGGACTCGCACAAGACAAAGGAGTGGCAGCCGTACGCTGCAGCTACAGCAGCTGCGTACGCGAAGGAGCTTCTCTCATTCGTTCAAGCTCATGTCGGCCAAAGTACACCCACCCCTCCAGTGTCTTCTGTCGACGGTAAGAGTGGCACTGCCTTGCTTTTCGTGTTTGAACGGGTTCTGACCAACATGTTTATAGATGAGCTTGAAACGACGCAACAACAAAGGCTCCTTCTTCTAGCATCCTTGGAATTCGAAAACATCGGGAGCCGTCACGAAGGCATCCGGAGAGCACACGCCAAGACCTGCCAGTGGCTGCTTAAGCACCCCGACTATACGAGCTGGCAGAATGACGAGAAGTTCAGCGACCACCACGGGTTTCTTTGGATCAGCGGGAAGCCTGGTGCCGGAAAATCCACCATCATGAAGTTCCTTGTCAGTCAAGCTAGTCGGTCCCCAAAGGCGGTCGTCAtatccttcttcttcaacgccagAGGAGATACTCTCGAGAAGACGGTCTTGGGGCTGTATCGATCCCTCTTGCATCAACTTCTCGAACAACTTCCGGACTTGCAGGAGGTTCTAGATGGCACAAGGCTTCCTTTTTTGGGAAAAGCCACATCTCATACATGGAAGCTCGACCATCTGAGGTCCCTGTTCTTGGACGCAATCAAAAGAGTCAAGAAGCGTCAGGTGATCTGTTTCATCGACGCTCTCGACGAATGCCCCGAGGATCAGGTCAGGGAAATGCTGGATTTCTTCCAGGAGCTTGGGCAGCGCGCTGTCTTGAGCAAAATTCGCATGCACACTTGCTTTTCCAGCCGCCACTACCCGCACATTGGCATCAAGAACGGGGTGAGGCTGACTTTGGAGGCCCAAGCCGGTCACGCCAAAGACCTTGAGGAATATGTGCGAACGAAGTTGGAGAACGGCGACGCGGAAAGTCCTAAAGCTATCGATATTGTGAAACAGATTCTGCAAAAGGCATCCGGAGTGTTCATGTGGGCTGTTCTGGTCGTGGAAATACTCAACAAGGAGTATCAGAGAGGCCGCATATTCGCAGTGCAAGGGCGTCTCGATACGATACCAGCGAAACTGGGCGACCTCTTCAAGGACATCTTGACCCGGGACAACGAGAACATGGACGACTTGCGCCTCTGCATCCAGTGGATTCTCTTCAGCAGAAGACCGCTGAAACTGAAGGAGTACTACTTCGCTCTGGCGTCTGGACTGGAAACCGATGACGCTTTGGTGTGGGACTCTTCTCAGATTCCGCAAAAAATCATGGAGCTGTTTGTCTTGAGCTCATCCAAAGGTCTTGCCGAGACTACTGCGACATCCAAGGCGACGAACACGGACCCCACGGTTCAGTTCATTCATGAGTCGGTTCGGGATTTTCTGCTCAAAGACGATGGCATCAGAGCCATCTGGCCGGATGCAGGACCTGACTTTGAGGCGAAAAGCCACGAAAGGTTGAAATCTTGCTGCTTTTCGTACATCAAGGTTGCCGCCTCGCACTGGTTATCCAACTCATTGTCTGCTGGAACGTCACTTCCGAAGGCATGCTCGTATGAGGCGAACGACCTACGACTCCTTGTTGGAAACATGCTACCATTTTTGGAGTACGCCAACAGTCAGCTTTTTTCCCATGCCGAATGTGCTGCAGCTGTCATGTCAAAGATACGCTTCCTCCAAGAGTTCAGGCCGATCCAGGCTGCGTGGGTCGTATTCTTCAACCTTCTCGAAAAGTACGAAGTGCGTCGACTCCACAAGAAGGTGAGTCTTCTCTGCATTCTGGCGATCCAGAACTCGAGTTCCCTGCTTCGAGAATGCCTAAGCCTCGGCATTGGAGCAGAAGAGCCAACGCTGCGGGTTAGCATGGAGCACTACTGCACACCACTTCACGCGGCCGTCTTCAAAGGTTCCCAAGAGGCAGCCGAAGTACTAGTGCGCTACAGCGCTAAGAATGGGGGAAGCCTACGCAAGCAGGCGGTGAGGGAGCTTCATATTGATGTCGTCAACAAGAGGGGGCGTACTGCTCTATCaatcgccgtcgagaaggagcaaAGCAGAGTTGTACGGGCGTTGCTCAGACGTGGAGCGGACACGACACACAAGGACAGGAACGGCCATACTCCTTTTGATATGGCCATTGAGAAAGGCCATGTACCTACGGCGATGCCCTTTTTTGATCCGGTCGATCCGGCCTATTCAGTCTGCCCACAACAATATCAACGAAATTCCACCGAGCTTCTCAAACAGACAATTGCCTTGGCAGTGCGCTTGAGACAAGATAAAATGCTCGATGCGTTGCTCAAGCGCGGCTCGGAGCTCGGCGTGGATCTTGGAGGCGAGAGTTCGCACTTTGCAGAAGTTGTTGTAAGGGAGAAAGTCACAAGTCTTCTGAGAATCTTTCTCGACAACGGTGCTCCCGTTGATGATGATCTGCTATGTTTAGCAGTTCGGAGCTGCCACAAAGCAACGGTACAAACTCTTCtcgacgcagacgcagaccTTTATAGGTCCGGGGCGCTTCACCTAGCTGCTGAGTCTGGCGACAACACTATTGTAGAA
The DNA window shown above is from Colletotrichum destructivum chromosome 2, complete sequence and carries:
- a CDS encoding Putative nucleoside phosphorylase superfamily, whose protein sequence is MTDSEGHIAIPSKRTKLSGTGDRIVNSTNKTRNKLARNAYTVGWICALSIEMAAAEAMLDDVHEDLCTNAHDGNGYLLGSMGIHNVAIACLPSGQYGTINATIVGIGGGVPGRFDVRLGDVVVSHPTKTSPGVVQYDFGKTEQNGGFTRQGVLNKPPQELLTAIAKLRSHHGITATVRFKEQTPSKAACTYLGVEQDRLFEADYEHLGDTCINCDPSRLVKRLARLNDSPMVHYGTIASGD
- a CDS encoding Putative NACHT nucleoside triphosphatase, P-loop containing nucleoside triphosphate hydrolase, translated to MKHGTTRDLIAKELSVLCFEMEAAGLMDKFPSLVIRGICDYADSHKTKEWQPYAAATAAAYAKELLSFVQAHVGQSTPTPPVSSVDGKSGTALLFVFERVLTNMFIDELETTQQQRLLLLASLEFENIGSRHEGIRRAHAKTCQWLLKHPDYTSWQNDEKFSDHHGFLWISGKPGAGKSTIMKFLVSQASRSPKAVVISFFFNARGDTLEKTVLGLYRSLLHQLLEQLPDLQEVLDGTRLPFLGKATSHTWKLDHLRSLFLDAIKRVKKRQVICFIDALDECPEDQVREMLDFFQELGQRAVLSKIRMHTCFSSRHYPHIGIKNGVRLTLEAQAGHAKDLEEYVRTKLENGDAESPKAIDIVKQILQKASGVFMWAVLVVEILNKEYQRGRIFAVQGRLDTIPAKLGDLFKDILTRDNENMDDLRLCIQWILFSRRPLKLKEYYFALASGLETDDALVWDSSQIPQKIMELFVLSSSKGLAETTATSKATNTDPTVQFIHESVRDFLLKDDGIRAIWPDAGPDFEAKSHERLKSCCFSYIKVAASHWLSNSLSAGTSLPKACSYEANDLRLLVGNMLPFLEYANSQLFSHAECAAAVMSKIRFLQEFRPIQAAWVVFFNLLEKYEVRRLHKKVSLLCILAIQNSSSLLRECLSLGIGAEEPTLRVSMEHYCTPLHAAVFKGSQEAAEVLVRYSAKNGGSLRKQAVRELHIDVVNKRGRTALSIAVEKEQSRVVRALLRRGADTTHKDRNGHTPFDMAIEKGHVPTAMPFFDPVDPAYSVCPQQYQRNSTELLKQTIALAVRLRQDKMLDALLKRGSELGVDLGGESSHFAEVVVREKVTSLLRIFLDNGAPVDDDLLCLAVRSCHKATVQTLLDADADLYRSGALHLAAESGDNTIVELLLQKGADVQGQDESGRSPLCMASARGHLRIAETLLGEGADINHADSHGRNPLWRSIHAGHPHVVQLLLDKGANVHCVYIKGCRPLHLAIRMMNSAQKSVQLLLEKGADVNCQQDNGMTALHLAAQRGEHSVVETLLRHGADPNLGYKHGKTALSEAINHAVESYPHHSQETILSLVRGGAELDTPSPEGLDIRAWALRLEKNHPGIGIHQSLLAVSEGSQSESVDIMAG